From one Nocardioides scoriae genomic stretch:
- a CDS encoding glutamine synthetase family protein has product MGKQEDFVLRALEERDVRFVRLWFTDVLGYLKSVSVAPAELEGAFAEGIGFDGSAIEGFARVTEADMLAHPDPSTFQLLPWRGEGPSTARMFCDIGMPDGSPSYADPRFVLKRTLQKAADRGFTFYTHPEIEFYLFQGRPGMGEEPVPVDRSGYFDHTAQSRGADFRREAIAMLESMGISVEFSHHEGGPGQQEIDLRYADALSTADNIMTFRTVVREVALSQGIWASFMPKPFTTHPGSGMHTHVSLFEGDTNAFFEAGAEYQLSKTARHFIAGIMRHASEITCVTNQWVNSYKRLIGGSEAPSYISWGHNNRSAMVRVPMYKPSKAQSTRIELRSIDAACNPYLAFAVILGAGMKGLEEEYELPREAEDNVWSLNDRERKALGLEQLPKNLNDAIKIAEDSELLADTLGEHVYEFFLRNKRAEWEEYRGQVSAFERDRMLPVI; this is encoded by the coding sequence ATGGGCAAGCAGGAAGACTTCGTGCTCCGCGCACTCGAAGAGCGTGACGTCCGCTTCGTGCGGCTGTGGTTCACCGACGTGCTGGGCTACCTCAAGTCGGTCTCGGTCGCGCCGGCCGAGCTCGAGGGGGCGTTCGCCGAGGGCATCGGCTTCGACGGCTCCGCGATCGAGGGCTTCGCCCGGGTCACCGAGGCCGACATGCTGGCCCACCCCGACCCGTCGACGTTCCAGCTGCTGCCGTGGCGCGGCGAGGGCCCCTCGACGGCGCGGATGTTCTGCGACATCGGCATGCCCGACGGCTCCCCGTCGTACGCCGACCCGCGGTTCGTCCTCAAGCGCACCCTCCAGAAGGCTGCCGACCGCGGCTTCACCTTCTACACCCACCCCGAGATCGAGTTCTACCTCTTCCAGGGGCGTCCCGGGATGGGCGAGGAGCCGGTGCCGGTCGACCGCAGCGGCTACTTCGACCACACCGCCCAGTCGCGGGGGGCCGACTTCCGCCGCGAGGCGATCGCGATGCTCGAGTCGATGGGCATCTCGGTGGAGTTCAGCCACCACGAGGGCGGCCCGGGCCAGCAGGAGATCGACCTGCGCTACGCCGACGCGCTCTCGACGGCCGACAACATCATGACCTTCCGCACCGTGGTCCGCGAGGTGGCGCTGAGCCAGGGCATCTGGGCCAGCTTCATGCCCAAGCCGTTCACCACCCACCCCGGCTCGGGGATGCACACCCACGTGTCGCTCTTCGAGGGCGACACCAACGCCTTCTTCGAGGCCGGCGCGGAGTACCAGCTGTCGAAGACCGCGCGGCACTTCATCGCCGGCATCATGCGCCACGCCAGCGAGATCACCTGCGTCACCAACCAGTGGGTCAACTCCTACAAGCGGCTCATCGGCGGCAGCGAGGCCCCGTCGTACATCTCGTGGGGCCACAACAACCGCTCCGCGATGGTGCGGGTGCCGATGTACAAGCCCAGCAAGGCGCAGTCCACCCGCATCGAGCTGCGCAGCATCGACGCCGCGTGCAACCCCTACCTCGCCTTCGCGGTCATCCTCGGCGCCGGCATGAAGGGCCTCGAGGAGGAGTACGAGCTCCCGCGCGAGGCCGAGGACAACGTCTGGTCGCTCAACGACCGCGAGCGCAAGGCGCTGGGCCTGGAGCAGCTGCCGAAGAACCTCAACGACGCCATCAAGATCGCCGAGGACTCCGAGCTGCTCGCCGACACCCTGGGCGAGCACGTCTACGAGTTCTTCCTCCGCAACAAGCGTGCGGAGTGGGAGGAGTACCGCGGCCAGGTCTCCGCCTTCGAGCGCGACCGGATGCTGCCCGTCATCTAG
- a CDS encoding response regulator transcription factor, with the protein MAQVLIIEDDDRIRPLLVRTLRERGYAVSSAPTGMAGLNLALESRPDLVILDLGLPDVDGTQVLTMLRSVSDVPVIIASARDDDPALVGALDAGADDYVVKPYTTAQLEARIRAVLRRTGAGPARRQLLSVGGLEIDVPARRTRLDGREVDLTPKEFDLLVHLAERPGEVVSKKDLLAEVWQQPWGGSDKTVDVHLSWLRRKLGESAADPRYLVSVRGVGIRLTAPEQ; encoded by the coding sequence GTGGCCCAGGTGCTGATCATCGAGGACGACGACCGGATCCGGCCGTTGCTGGTCCGCACGCTGCGCGAGCGCGGGTACGCCGTGTCCTCGGCGCCGACCGGCATGGCCGGGCTCAACCTGGCCCTCGAGAGCCGCCCCGACCTGGTCATCCTCGACCTCGGGCTGCCCGACGTGGACGGCACCCAGGTGCTGACGATGCTGCGCTCGGTCAGCGACGTGCCGGTCATCATCGCCAGCGCGCGAGACGACGACCCCGCACTGGTGGGGGCGCTGGACGCGGGGGCCGACGACTACGTGGTCAAGCCCTACACGACCGCCCAGCTGGAGGCCCGGATCCGGGCGGTGCTCCGGCGCACGGGGGCGGGGCCGGCCCGCCGGCAGCTGCTGAGCGTGGGCGGGCTGGAGATCGACGTGCCGGCGCGTCGCACGAGGCTGGACGGGCGGGAGGTCGACCTGACGCCCAAGGAGTTCGACCTGCTGGTGCACCTGGCCGAGCGGCCCGGCGAGGTGGTGAGCAAGAAGGACCTGCTCGCCGAGGTGTGGCAGCAGCCCTGGGGCGGCTCGGACAAGACCGTCGACGTCCACCTGTCGTGGCTGCGGCGCAAGCTGGGCGAGTCGGCCGCCGACCCGCGCTACCTGGTCAGCGTCCGCGGCGTCGGCATCCGCCTCACCGCCCCGGAGCAGTAG
- a CDS encoding bifunctional [glutamine synthetase] adenylyltransferase/[glutamine synthetase]-adenylyl-L-tyrosine phosphorylase: protein MPSRAERPWGSLARLGFLDPERAHPLLESLGAAAQPLLPLLGRSADPDQALAALVDLADAAEDREQLLTEVADDEGTSMRLLSVLGASQALGEHLRRHPEHWHELCDPLLGSTRPTSQLMREGLLRAVGAEPDDERPRSTLSHAEALDAMRVEYRRVLLRLAARDLAHHLGVDDVAAELSDLAAATLEAGLAVARTKVGPSADLTRLAVVAMGKCGGHELNYVSDVDVIFVAEPFPGAEEQPSLRAATQLASALMQACHEHTREGTIWPVDANLRPEGKSGPLVRSLASHAGYYGRWAKTWEFQALLKARPVAGDLELGAAYVDMVSPLVWAAAERDGFVEEVQAMRRRVIAHIPADQSERQLKLGSGGLRDVEFAVQLLQLVHGRLDEALRPPTTLSALARLTERGYIGREDGAELHEAYAFLRTLEHRIQLHQLRRTHVVPEDERALRRLGRSLGFTKDPVTELDKLWHFHRREVRRLHEKIFYRPLLAAVARISSDEARLSPEAATARLKALGYLDPKAALRHLEALTSGVRRSAQIQRQLLPVMLQWFADAPDPDAGLFGFRRISEALGSTPWYLRLLRDEGQAAQRMAQILATSRYATDLLQREPQAVALLGETEGLKPLGREAVEREMLAAARRREDPREAVQAVRAIRRRELLRISVADLCVPFGVAEVGYALSDVTDATLEATLAAVTRGVEAARGVAMPTRIAIVAMGRYGGYELGYGSDADVMFVHDPLPGADPQLAASMAQAVVNDLRRLLQEQGKEPVLEVDADLRPEGRQGPLVRTLESYAAYYAKWSAVWEAQALLRAEPVAGDADLKQRFADLVDPIRFPEAGLGPDDVVEVRRIKARVDAERLPRGADPATHFKLGRGGLSDVEWTVQLLQMRHAGRVPELRTTKTLEALRVAVEHDLLDADDAEGLAQAWTFASRARNATVQVRGKPSDMLPRDARERAAVAAILMYDVGESDEMVNDYLRTARHARGIVDRIFWE from the coding sequence GTGCCGAGCCGAGCCGAACGACCCTGGGGCAGCCTGGCGCGGCTGGGCTTCCTCGACCCCGAGCGGGCGCACCCGCTGCTGGAGAGCCTCGGCGCGGCCGCGCAGCCGCTGCTGCCGCTGCTGGGGCGCAGCGCCGACCCCGACCAGGCGCTCGCCGCCCTGGTCGACCTCGCCGACGCCGCCGAGGACCGCGAGCAGCTGCTGACCGAGGTCGCCGACGACGAGGGCACCTCGATGCGGCTGCTGTCGGTGCTCGGGGCCAGCCAGGCCCTGGGGGAGCACCTGCGGCGCCACCCCGAGCACTGGCACGAGCTGTGCGACCCCCTGCTCGGCTCGACCCGGCCCACCTCGCAGCTGATGCGCGAGGGCCTGCTCCGGGCCGTGGGGGCCGAGCCCGACGACGAGCGGCCGCGCTCCACCCTCTCCCACGCCGAGGCGCTGGACGCGATGCGGGTGGAGTACCGCCGGGTGCTGCTGCGCCTGGCGGCCCGCGACCTGGCCCACCACCTGGGCGTCGACGACGTGGCCGCCGAGCTGAGCGACCTGGCGGCGGCCACCCTGGAGGCCGGTCTGGCGGTGGCCCGCACCAAGGTCGGGCCGAGCGCCGACCTGACCCGGCTGGCCGTGGTGGCGATGGGCAAGTGCGGCGGCCACGAGCTCAACTACGTCAGCGACGTCGACGTCATCTTCGTCGCCGAGCCCTTCCCGGGGGCCGAGGAGCAGCCCTCGCTGCGGGCCGCGACCCAGTTGGCCTCGGCGCTGATGCAGGCCTGCCACGAGCACACCCGCGAGGGCACCATCTGGCCGGTCGACGCCAACCTGCGGCCCGAGGGCAAGTCCGGCCCGCTGGTGCGCTCGCTGGCCAGCCACGCCGGCTACTACGGCCGCTGGGCCAAGACCTGGGAGTTCCAGGCCCTGCTCAAGGCCCGACCGGTGGCGGGCGACCTCGAGCTCGGCGCGGCGTACGTCGACATGGTCTCGCCGCTGGTCTGGGCGGCCGCCGAGCGTGACGGCTTCGTCGAGGAGGTCCAGGCGATGCGCCGCCGCGTGATCGCCCACATCCCGGCCGACCAGTCCGAGCGGCAGCTCAAGCTCGGCTCCGGTGGCCTGCGCGACGTGGAGTTCGCCGTGCAGCTGCTGCAGCTGGTCCACGGCCGGCTCGACGAGGCGCTGCGGCCGCCGACCACGCTCAGCGCGCTGGCGCGGCTGACCGAGCGGGGCTACATCGGGCGCGAGGACGGCGCCGAGCTGCACGAGGCCTACGCGTTCCTGCGCACCCTGGAGCACCGCATCCAGCTCCACCAGCTGCGCCGGACCCACGTGGTGCCCGAGGACGAGCGCGCGCTGCGCCGGCTGGGCCGGTCGCTGGGCTTCACCAAGGACCCCGTGACCGAGCTCGACAAGCTGTGGCACTTCCACCGCCGGGAGGTCCGGCGGCTGCACGAGAAGATCTTCTACCGGCCGCTGCTGGCGGCCGTGGCGCGGATCAGCAGCGACGAGGCCCGGCTCTCGCCGGAGGCGGCGACCGCCCGCCTCAAGGCCCTGGGCTACCTCGACCCCAAGGCCGCGCTGCGCCACCTCGAGGCGCTCACCTCCGGGGTGCGCCGCAGCGCCCAGATCCAGCGCCAGCTGCTGCCGGTGATGCTGCAGTGGTTCGCCGACGCGCCCGACCCCGACGCCGGGCTGTTCGGGTTCCGGCGGATCTCCGAGGCGCTCGGGTCGACGCCGTGGTACCTCCGGCTGCTGCGCGACGAAGGCCAGGCGGCCCAGCGGATGGCCCAGATCCTCGCGACCAGCCGCTACGCCACCGACCTGCTGCAGCGCGAACCCCAGGCGGTCGCGCTGCTGGGGGAGACCGAGGGGTTGAAGCCGCTGGGGCGCGAGGCCGTCGAGCGCGAGATGCTGGCCGCCGCCCGCCGCCGCGAGGACCCGCGCGAGGCCGTCCAGGCCGTGCGGGCGATCCGTCGGCGCGAGCTGCTGCGGATCAGCGTCGCCGACCTGTGCGTGCCCTTCGGGGTGGCCGAGGTGGGCTATGCGCTGAGCGACGTCACCGACGCGACGCTCGAGGCCACCCTGGCCGCGGTCACCCGGGGCGTCGAGGCGGCCCGCGGGGTCGCGATGCCCACCCGCATCGCGATCGTGGCGATGGGCCGCTACGGCGGCTACGAGCTCGGCTACGGCAGCGACGCCGACGTCATGTTCGTGCACGACCCGCTGCCCGGGGCCGACCCGCAGCTGGCCGCGTCCATGGCCCAGGCGGTGGTCAACGACCTGCGGCGGCTGCTGCAGGAGCAGGGCAAGGAGCCCGTGCTGGAGGTCGACGCCGACCTGCGCCCCGAGGGCCGCCAGGGCCCACTGGTGCGCACCCTCGAGTCGTACGCCGCGTACTACGCCAAGTGGTCGGCCGTCTGGGAGGCCCAGGCCCTGCTGCGCGCCGAGCCGGTCGCCGGCGACGCCGACCTCAAGCAGCGCTTCGCCGACCTCGTCGACCCGATCCGCTTCCCCGAGGCCGGCCTCGGCCCCGACGACGTGGTCGAGGTGCGGCGCATCAAGGCCCGCGTCGACGCGGAGCGGCTCCCGCGCGGAGCCGACCCCGCCACCCACTTCAAGCTCGGGCGCGGGGGCCTGTCGGACGTCGAGTGGACCGTGCAGCTGCTCCAGATGCGCCACGCCGGCCGGGTGCCCGAGCTGCGCACCACCAAGACCCTGGAGGCCCTCCGGGTCGCGGTCGAGCACGACCTGCTCGACGCCGACGACGCCGAGGGCCTGGCCCAGGCCTGGACGTTCGCGAGCCGGGCCCGCAACGCCACCGTGCAGGTCCGGGGCAAGCCGTCCGACATGCTGCCGCGCGACGCCCGCGAGCGGGCGGCGGTCGCGGCGATCCTGATGTACGACGTGGGGGAGTCCGACGAGATGGTCAACGACTACCTCCGCACCGCCCGTCATGCCCGAGGGATCGTGGACCGCATCTTCTGGGAGTGA
- a CDS encoding STAS domain-containing protein, with the protein MTTRETSVPAPSVTRGLSSLLLPDGAQADLRLAGESVTVTVRGEVDLHTSSCLRQTLAAAVQEEADLVLVHLDEVTFLDSTGLGVLVGAWKAQQAHGRRLELVCSRPEPLKLLRITGLDRVLTVHPGRPGPPR; encoded by the coding sequence ATGACGACACGCGAGACCTCCGTGCCTGCCCCCTCGGTCACCCGCGGCCTCAGCAGCCTGCTGCTGCCCGACGGCGCCCAGGCCGACCTCCGGCTCGCGGGCGAGTCCGTCACGGTGACGGTGCGCGGCGAGGTCGACCTGCACACCTCGTCCTGCCTGCGCCAGACCCTCGCCGCGGCGGTGCAGGAGGAGGCCGACCTGGTGCTGGTGCACCTCGACGAGGTCACCTTCCTCGACTCGACGGGCCTGGGCGTGCTGGTGGGGGCGTGGAAGGCGCAGCAGGCCCACGGCCGTCGCCTGGAGCTGGTCTGCAGCCGCCCCGAGCCGCTCAAGCTGCTCCGGATCACGGGCCTGGACCGCGTCCTGACCGTGCACCCCGGCAGGCCGGGGCCGCCGCGGTAG
- a CDS encoding SatD family protein, with protein MADLKQADGVVATLIGDVVGSRTTPQRDELHRRLQEALEAADRQLRPRVPLRITVGDELQGCFDTVGQALHATLWLPCVLAGTPDVGPVGLRFGVGWGRVGVLQESPRIEDGPGWWAARDAIDAVKAVARRPGQHHLRTSYRPADGAGGPDPAAVEAALLCRDQVVGSLSTRSLRLLGGLLLGRTQVELAEQEGVSASAVSQRVRHDGLAVVLRADELLRSVR; from the coding sequence ATGGCCGACCTGAAGCAGGCAGACGGTGTGGTGGCCACGCTCATCGGCGACGTGGTCGGGTCGCGCACGACCCCGCAGCGCGACGAGCTCCACCGGCGCCTCCAGGAGGCCCTGGAGGCGGCCGACCGGCAGCTGCGCCCGCGGGTGCCGCTGCGCATCACGGTGGGTGACGAGCTCCAGGGGTGCTTCGACACGGTGGGGCAGGCGCTGCACGCCACCCTGTGGCTGCCCTGCGTGCTGGCGGGCACGCCGGACGTCGGCCCGGTCGGCCTGCGCTTCGGTGTCGGCTGGGGACGGGTCGGCGTGCTCCAGGAGTCACCGCGCATCGAGGACGGGCCCGGCTGGTGGGCCGCCCGCGACGCCATCGACGCGGTCAAGGCCGTGGCCCGCCGCCCCGGCCAGCACCACCTGCGCACCTCCTACCGCCCGGCCGACGGGGCGGGGGGTCCGGACCCGGCGGCGGTCGAGGCCGCGCTGCTCTGTCGGGACCAGGTGGTGGGATCGCTCTCGACGCGGTCGCTGCGGCTGCTGGGCGGCCTGCTCCTGGGCCGCACGCAGGTGGAGCTCGCCGAGCAGGAGGGCGTCTCCGCCTCGGCGGTGAGCCAGCGGGTGCGTCACGACGGGCTCGCGGTGGTGCTGCGGGCCGACGAGCTGCTGAGGAGCGTGCGATGA